Below is a window of Littorina saxatilis isolate snail1 linkage group LG2, US_GU_Lsax_2.0, whole genome shotgun sequence DNA.
CTTCCTTGCATGTAAAGTGACCAGTGCGCTCAATTTGAATCGACCTAAAACACTATTTGGAAAGAAAATGGCAACACCGACCCATCAGCATATCAATGATTACCTAAGCCAACCCTTTACATCCCGAAGAgcattacatacacacacacacacacccacacacacacacacacacatacatacacatacacacacacacacacacacacacacacacgcgcgcgcacacgcacactcacacacatacacacacatacacacacacgtacacacacacacacacaagcacacacacacacacacacacacacacacacacacacactcgctcacCTACCTTCTCAGTAATACTTTTAGGGTTGTCATAGCCGATCCAGACCGCCTGGGTGTTGAGTGTACCATACACATAGGGCACTCTTGCATTGGGCATATACACCTCTGTCCATACACCTTGTTTCACAAAATTGCACGCCTGCAAAATACAACATgaaaaatgaataaattaataaataaataaacaaatatagCATGAACAAAATAAACATAACTTGAAACCGTCAAATCACCCTTTTTCTCTACAAAGAATATAAGTATACAACTGGTGCTTGGTACAAATTTAACAGCACACACAcgtcaaaacacaaaaaaatataCAAAACGCAATACATTGTTGCATGAATACAAGGTAGTTTCAGTTGTGTTCCTTTAGCTTGGTTCAATAAATCGCAATATTTCAGCTACATATTACTGTATTATTAAGTTGTCTATAATTACTTATTCGAAATCAACACTGTAGCGTTCAGTGCAAGAACATAGTTAACTTGTTTACAGAACTCATGAAAGTTGTTGcagtttacaaaaacaaaccaaaaactaAAATTAACCCAGATAACGATTAGCCATTTCAACACAAATCTCTGTAATTACCGAAGTGTTCGTGTTGCTACGATCATACAGTAAGGGAGATAATTCGTGTTGATCGCATCGGGTCGGATTGGATTACACACGGAATAAGAATGCGTTTTTTTGAAAACTCATTATGTCTTTATCACAGCACTGATTTGAACTTTCTGTATGAATGGTTCATAATGTCCGTACACTCAGCAGGAGAAAAGTGTTATGCACAATTATAAGGAATTAATCCAACAAGTCTACACACAAGAGCACGCGAACCCGAGGGGATGTTTCACCCTTGAATGACTCCTACCTCAGAAGATGAATGCTAACACTTTCAAACGCTTACATCACACTTAGCATGACACGTCGCTTCCTTTGTATTTTGGCCTTTTCTCTGAGTCTATCTCAGGGCGGATCtaggggagggggcgggggttcGAGGGgctccggacccccccccccccccccccaacaaaaaagtGAATAGATATACACTATAGTGATTAACCTTGTTATTTTCCAGCAGAGGCCTACAATGCACCTACTACTGTTACATTATCTGCAGCTTCGCTCCCCAGACAAACACAgctcccccctcaccccccaacAGGGCTTCGCCCCTCGACCTCATCGaggcctgggcggcccctggaccccggtcATAATTTgtaccccctccctcctctctccatTACCCCTTGATCCGCCTCTGTATCTTTATGACTCGTACATTTTAGTCGCGGCGAGCTAATACCCCACACCTATTTTAAACAATAAAAGCATTGATGCCTTACCTCGTAGTAAGCATAGAAACCTGCCTCCTTAGTGTAGGGCGCTCCAGCGGGGTACTTTCCGGTAAAGCGGTCACCAGGCCGATGGACAGAGGTACTGGTCAACAGCATGGACCGTCCGTAGGCCGCCAGCCCCAGCACCAGTTTGTCCAGTGGAACTCCCGACTGGCGCCACATCTCCACTCCTTGGTGCTGCAATAGATTTTCAAAAAACACGATGCAGGTGTATAATTATGCACAGCCTCGTGGCGACTGAGCCTAGAAGGATGTTCCAGTGCTGATATGGCTaaatcaccgagacaaacttcttTCGACAGACACTTCACTATGTCATAACATTTCCTGGGGAGAAATCCACGACCCCGTGATCCAACAGAATTAACAACTCCCAAGTTAAAGGCCATACGCCTTTAacaggggtggtggtggtggggggggtgtgggagggggggggcaagaACTTCCGGTCAGAAAACGCGTGTTGAGGACATGAATCCTCAGACTTTGACTAGTAAGAACTACATTAAAACATCAAGAACTTCCGGTCAGAAAAAAACCGCATTAAGAACTTTCGGTCAGAAAACGCGTGGTGAGGACATGAATCTTCAAACTTTGAGTAGtaagaacgaaaaaaaaaacatcaagAAGCTACTGCATTCTGGCAACTCTGATGAAAACCTTGAACTTTAGAGTTGTAGATTGAAAACTCGCAACACAGTGCTATCCATGATGGCGTTATATCTGACACAAGTATATTCTTCAATAAAAATAATAACTTCAGTAAGATTGATTGACAGAATGAGCTTCACAAACGACCACGATTAGGTCATGTGTCGTTGTTAAAAGAAGAAACATACTTTCGATTGCCATGGTTGTCTCCCTTTAACTGTCGTTTTCGAAATGGCCGCGTTTACTTTCTAAACCACAAGTTAATAAAAAACGTATCGGCGCAGTTCATTCGCAACTCAAATGGCAATACAAATTACGCTTGATGCTTAAACTAAATTATCCAAAAACTCGAGCGTAAGATTGCAGCAGAAAAACGAAATTCAACACGCTAAATGTCAATATACAAAGAATAGTGCATGGCTTGCTGTCGTACTAGGCATTCATGGTGCACAGTGAAACACAACTACGCACAGTTACAGTTACAGTTACAGTtatagttacacacacacacacacacacacacacacacgcgcgcgcgcgcgcgcgcgcgcgcactcgcaaacacacacacatacatacgcacacacatacacacccccaccccccacacacaaaaacacactcacacgcacacacacacatacagacatacatcccccacatacatacaccctTTCCCCCTAATCCAatccccccctcacacacacaaccgtaATTTACCTGTGAAAAGAAACTATCAGCAGGTTCCTTATCCTGCAGAAACAAAGGGCTGTGATGTCCGATTACCTCTGACCACGAGCCATAGAAATCATACGCCATCACAATCACGTAATCGACAACCCTGTAACAAATAGCACATAAAATATGATGCCAGCTCTAACACATAGTTAAAATGGGGTAATAAAAGGAAGGGGTCAGTCACCAGTTAAAGGCATCCACAAAGAACAATGAAACAAAAGGTAATAAAGTTAgcacagaacaacaacaaagataaaCGACAGCAGACAAAAGGGGAACTTGGAACGTGTGGGGAGGTGCTGGAAAGAGTCACGCTCGGTCGGGGGTGGATGGTGGGAGGGAGAAGAGGCGGCGCGATTGTAGAAAGGGGTGGGATGCAAGGAACGGTGAACAAAAGAAAGGGGTCTGAGATGAGTTAAAGGCACCCACAGGAACACAAACTAGCTAGGGACAGGGAAGCAAAAGGGAAGTAAGCCAGGACAGAACAATTAAAAAGAACAAGGGGGAGCTTGGAACGTGTTGGAAAGAGAGGGAAGGATGCTTGGGCGTCGAACATTTAGGGGGATGgaggaaaaaaaggggggggggtgactgcGTGGGGCAGATAATAAAAACACCAGTGATCATTTAAAGGCACTCGAGAGAACTTAAACTAGggacaagaaaaaagaaagctACTCGCAggacagaaaaaacaaacacacaacaaacaagaacaacacacacacacacaaacaaacaacaacaaaagatagCGACGGCAATGgaacacaagaaagaaatggGAACAAGTTGTGAGGTGTACAATGGAGGTTGGTTGGAGGGGCGCTCTTGGGAcgagaggggaggagggggagggcggCGAAGGGCCGAacataagacacacacacacacacacacacacacacacacacacacacacacatacacacacgctaacacacacacacacacacacacgcacatacacacacacgcgcacatacacacacatacgcacacacacacacacacacacacacacacacacccacacacacacacacacacacacacgcacacccacatatacacgcacacgcacatacactcacacgcacacgcacacacacacacacacacacgcacacccacatatacacgcacacgcacacacactcacacgcacacgcacacacacacacacacacacacacacacacacacacacacacacacacacacacaaaccgaaaCAAATAAGACGAGACGTGAACAGAtacaaataaacagacagaggAACAGATACCTAGATCCAAGAAAAACAGACGAACAGAATTAGATGCAGCGATACTAAAATCGACGGAGACAGTGATAGATACTAAGCCAGAGAAAACAAAACTAGGGAAAGACAGTCATGTTTCCTAGTGTTTTGACATGTtttgtgtttcccctccataATTTATTCTTGTCagaccttgttcgttccgtgttgcgtctacTTGTGTTCGTTTGTTCCCGATGAAGCTTACACAAGCGAACATTCGTactgtcttgtgctgttcttgtatcggtgagtacagatatcttttttcttttttttaactttgtttatcttaccacagtcattttgttgtttagattagggacagacaaacaaaaggAGATGAACCTTAGACAGGACAGctaaacatattttttttcaaagcaaaaaaaaaaaaaaaagaagaaacatcaGAAGAACGTGGGGGAAGGTTTTGGACAGGGAGGCGCTCGGGACAGGATGGAAGGTTTTTTTACGCGAAACATTGGGGACGGTGGTTGGGGTGTGGTGTAGTGGGTTCAAGGGGCAAAACAGAAAGAGGTTATATCCGTGGCCAGTCACAggcacttcaaaaacaaaagcgAGGGACAGGGGAACAAAGGAAATGAAGCTGGAGCAGAACTACAAACAAGGACAAGCGGCAGCAGTATCACCAAGGGACCTTGGAACGTGGGGGGAAGTGCGTACAAAAAAAGGGGATCGGGCAAAAGAGGGACTGAGGGTATCTCCGGTGCAACTGAATTTCACACACTTTTGAATTTCACGCTATGAATTTCTCGCATTTCTTAACACATGAATTTCACGCAGGTTTCCAGTTAAAATCTCTCCTTACTTGtcatttgaatttcacgcacacgcatgcacacgcatgcacgtatcCCCCCTGCATCGGTGTGTTCGTGAGTGAGTCCCGTGTATTGACGCGTGAATACAAATCACAATTCAGCAAGACACGaataccaacaaccaacatGGGAAATCCATGAGAGTTTATACGTCACGACGGTTCGCTCACAACTCACAAATCACAATTCAGTTCAACTACACGGCTCATTTCGCCATGGCACAGCAAGAGACGAGCATCAtgataacaacaaccaacaggGGAAATCCGGCAATTCTCAGCCGTGGGAGTGTATATGTCAAGGACCGTGAAACCAAGAAATcaaagaaatgtgtgtgtgtgtgtgtgtatgtgtatgtgtgtgtgtgtgtgtgtgtgtgtgtgtgtgtgtgtatatgtgtatgtgtgtgtgtgtgtatgtgtgtgtgagtgtgtgaagaGGTACATGTGTATATTTGTTTTACTGTAAAAATTGCTTGAGTATGTGAAAGAATTGAAGACATGTGTCAGAACGATTCTTCATTCACCTCTTGAAGAATTTACCATCTCATCTAATAGAAAACTTAAATGTTTCAACTCATTTCAAGGTGAATTGAGACTCATCATTGGTCACGAGCAACTCTatctcatatacacacaccccaacGCATACACTACATGCGTGATTTTCAAAAGCTCACATGCGTGACTTTCAAAAGCTCAcatgcgtgaaattcaaaccaCCAAATGCGGGAAAATCAAATGCGGGAAgacaaaaacatttttcaaatgcgtgaaattcaaatgcaCCCATCGCGATGGGTGATGACGGAGGAAAATGGCCTTTGAGGGTGGGGCAGCAAGTGACAAAACGGAGAAAGGACAGGGGTCAGTTGGTCAGTTCAGAAGGCACTCACTTGGCGAGCTGGTACGGAGAGTAGTACTGCACTTTGTTCTTGTTTGCCGCCACATCCGTAATGAGCAGAAGTCTCTCCTCCCCGTTTCCCACCTGCTCTTTGTCAATGGCTGACCGCAGTGCCTGCACGCAAACCAACACAGGTGAGACGACAGACCTGTGTGCTTTGCCAAACCTCCAATAACCGCAGCGACTACATGGCGTTGAGGGGGTGGCGGCGGAGAGGGGATGTATAgtaaggagggggagggggagggggaggggggcagtgGAGAGTCGGAACAGCTGGAGATGTTGAGGAATAGTTATATTTAGTTACCCTCAATTTTTGGAAATACAGTGGTGGTGATAATTTATTGGTATTTTTGaggggatggtggtggtggtggttgggggggggggggcgggggtacAAGAATGGACCGTGGAGATGGGTTGGAGCACAGCGGACAGGTACACACACCCGCTCTTGTCTTCCACAGACATcagctactttttttttttttttttttttttttttgggggggggggggggggggggactttggGGAAGAGATGATAGTGTACAAATAGAAAAGGTGAACCAAAAAAGAACTTCTCGCCACGCTCGCGTGGCGATGGGCagtttgtgtgattgcatgcgcctttctTTGATTGGCTCGTAGCAGACCGCTGGAACTGACCGATGCGGCGGACAGTGCCCCGCACAGAGCTTAGCTTAGCGTCACTTGGGGGAGAGATGATAGTGTACAAATAGAAAAGGTGATCCAAAAATCGTTTTTGTCTTTTCCAAATCAGATTATTAGCCTAACTGTAAGAAACATTGCATCTTCAAACATGGCTGTTGTTGATTTCAATTGTTCGGGTTAAAAATAATGTCGATCAAACCAAATGTtcgatttgattttttttggtgtgAAAATGTCAACTAGACTTTCAAAGAAGCCCtttaaacattttacaaaaTAAGTTAATTTAGTGCACAACATCGTAGCCTGAAAACAGAACCTCTTCTAAGGGACTTATTGTATTTGGTTGCTGGACAATTAGCAGCGTACCTACAAGCTTACCTTCATAAGTCTGAAATAACCGCTTTTCGTTGTTTGATCGGGTACCTCCCAATCAATGTCAACGCCGTCAAATTGGTCACGTCTGAGGTAGCTGACCACGTTGTTGGCAAATGTGTTCACGTTTCCCATCTGGCTGGCGCTTGTCCATCCAGACAGCGCGGCATTGTATCCACCCACTGACAGAATTAGCTTCAACTTGGGGTTAGCCTGTTTCAGTTTCAGAATGCCAGGGTGAAGCACTGTTGAGAAAGAAAAtatcaatccatccatcaatcaaacAATGCATCGATctactgactgattgactgactgactgactgaatgaatgaatgactgGTGAACTGATTGACTGGATGACTGACTGcctatctgactgactgactgactgactcgcCTAATCATCAAAGGTCGATAACTGAATTTGCAAATAATAACGTATCAATGTGCAAATAAATCATTATGTATAAATGtgcaacacattgctgatatctGGCACATTCACATCTTGACTgcagaaacagaagaaaaacaaaaagcatttgCTTTGGAACAATTTGATATGATTTACAGAGTTACAGATTAATGGGCGAATCATGTGAGGACAAAAGcgtgatataaaaaaaaagtcagttGTGCACCTTTTACATTAGCTTAAGAGGAAaataaaaacacgacaacagaATATCAGACACATGTGCGTGTCGTTGTGTGTACACAATCCccaaaaagtaaataaatagataaatgcaAAAATAGATAATAAGATACGTCAATGGCAGACCGACAATTTATCCTTACACTGGTGTCTTTTTTGAAGACAACTCAACGTACACACTCTGGCTCAGCATCCGCCAAAGCGTTTTAGAAAGCAAACATAATTATCTATGGAAGAATGCTGATAATATTATGTTTGTTCAGTGTATAATTCTCTGCACAGAAAGAGCTGCCAAGGACTACAACAGATTATGCCTCAGGCATACAAACTTGTATTCGTTTACTCAGTGTCCATTAGTTTTCTCATAGACACAAGAATCTAAACAGAtagtgtatacagtggaaccccttttgaaaaaaacctcATCAGGTCGTGAACGGGAGGAGGTCTTGGAAAGTAGGTAAATTGGCATATGTTATGAAGAAACAGAAGCTACAAAGCAAGATCATAACATGGAAGAAGTCGTACAGTGGGTGgctaaaaagggggttccactgtttttCAAAGATGAACTGTTATTTACCCGTATCGTAATTCCACTCGATGTGCTCAATGGTATTGCGTGTTTCGTTTATTTTGGCAAAGGCGAAGAAGAGATGTGTGCATAGATGGGGGTCGATATGTTCAGTTTTGAAGCTGCCAACGCCTGTCCTGTATTGTGACCAGTTGGTGAAGTAACATGCGATCATCTTCTTGTCCTCTGCTGTCGCCACTAACATCCCTGTGGGAAAAAAGGGGACGAATTAGCGACTGTAAGCTGCAACACTTTGACAGTGTTTTTCTCTGTCAATGAAATGTTGCAGGTAACGATAACAGGAGAATAAACATGCATACATTACCCTTTTAAACGGATATTATTGATCTGACCGTCTTAGAAAAGG
It encodes the following:
- the LOC138960232 gene encoding chitinase-3-like protein 1 encodes the protein MGASFVLRALLCFFISGMLVATAEDKKMIACYFTNWSQYRTGVGSFKTEHIDPHLCTHLFFAFAKINETRNTIEHIEWNYDTVLHPGILKLKQANPKLKLILSVGGYNAALSGWTSASQMGNVNTFANNVVSYLRRDQFDGVDIDWEVPDQTTKSGYFRLMKALRSAIDKEQVGNGEERLLLITDVAANKNKVQYYSPYQLAKVVDYVIVMAYDFYGSWSEVIGHHSPLFLQDKEPADSFFSQHQGVEMWRQSGVPLDKLVLGLAAYGRSMLLTSTSVHRPGDRFTGKYPAGAPYTKEAGFYAYYEACNFVKQGVWTEVYMPNARVPYVYGTLNTQAVWIGYDNPKSITEKSVYAVSRGMAGVMLWALDFDDFTGTVCGNGKYPLLKAINTVFDKAPKCSADKDCELEGVKGVCVAGFCGCAQGSYISNKNFCTGKELPAVSPGVYPSTSLDDDSHAARCLANVAWLSALSFVSVFIVVVQF